A genomic region of Planococcus kocurii contains the following coding sequences:
- a CDS encoding hemolysin family protein, which yields MNLALLVLLIALTAVFVGSEFAVVKVRMSRIDQLIDEGNKKAVLVKKITSDLDYYLSACQLGITVTALGLGWLGKPTVERLLLPLFEMLDVPSSASTVISFFIAFSLVTFLHVVIGEMAPKSLALQFAERMTLLLSPFLYWFGKIMYPFIFILNGSARILLRIFGVEPAKEDQAHSEEELKIIMAQSFQSGEINQTELSYMQNIFAFDERSAKDVMIPRTQMIAFSDDLSAEELLAEIRDHRFTRYPIAKDGDKDDLIGFINAKEVLTHYAVNGHFEMLELIHDLPYFHETTPLQNALVRMQKDRTHIALVIDEYGGTSGLITMEDILEEIVGEIRDEFDEEEDEEIIKESETRYLLNGRVLLKDLEERFDFEFEDSEDIDTIAGWIQHQLIEAETGDRFVKKGCQWSIVEMENHHILKVACDLLPK from the coding sequence TTGAATCTAGCTTTACTCGTCTTGCTAATCGCGTTAACGGCTGTTTTTGTCGGCTCGGAATTTGCCGTCGTTAAAGTCCGGATGTCGCGCATCGACCAATTGATTGATGAAGGAAACAAAAAAGCCGTACTGGTCAAAAAAATAACCAGTGATCTTGATTATTATTTGTCAGCTTGTCAGCTTGGTATCACTGTTACCGCTCTTGGATTAGGCTGGTTAGGGAAACCTACTGTTGAACGGCTCTTGCTGCCTTTGTTCGAAATGCTCGATGTTCCTTCTTCCGCTTCTACTGTCATTTCATTTTTTATCGCTTTCTCGCTTGTGACATTTTTGCACGTTGTCATCGGGGAAATGGCTCCAAAATCGCTAGCGCTTCAATTTGCTGAACGCATGACGCTATTATTATCACCTTTTCTCTATTGGTTTGGTAAAATCATGTATCCGTTTATTTTCATTCTGAATGGCTCTGCTCGTATTCTGTTACGGATTTTTGGTGTGGAACCTGCCAAAGAAGATCAAGCTCATTCAGAGGAAGAGTTGAAAATTATTATGGCTCAAAGCTTCCAAAGTGGGGAAATCAATCAAACTGAATTGTCTTATATGCAAAATATTTTTGCTTTTGATGAACGCAGTGCAAAAGATGTGATGATTCCTCGCACTCAGATGATTGCCTTTTCAGATGACTTATCAGCTGAGGAACTTCTAGCTGAAATCCGTGACCATCGTTTTACACGTTATCCTATCGCAAAAGACGGAGACAAAGACGATTTAATTGGATTTATCAATGCGAAAGAAGTGTTGACGCATTATGCTGTTAACGGGCATTTTGAAATGTTGGAACTTATTCACGATCTCCCTTATTTCCATGAAACAACACCGCTTCAAAATGCCTTAGTAAGAATGCAAAAAGATCGCACGCATATCGCTCTTGTCATCGATGAATATGGTGGAACTTCTGGTTTGATTACAATGGAAGATATACTAGAGGAAATTGTCGGAGAAATCCGAGATGAGTTTGATGAAGAAGAAGATGAGGAAATTATTAAGGAAAGCGAGACACGCTATCTTCTAAACGGACGCGTCCTGTTAAAAGATTTGGAAGAACGTTTCGATTTTGAGTTTGAAGACAGCGAAGATATTGATACGATTGCGGGATGGATACAACATCAGCTAATTGAAGCTGAGACTGGTGATCGCTTTGTAAAAAAAGGTTGTCAATGGTCTATTGTTGAAATGGAGAATCACCATATCTTAAAAGTCGCCTGTGATCTATTGCCGAAATAA
- a CDS encoding HD domain-containing protein, translated as MGIHRFFTSLNDLERIIRAPGMFKFEEHNVAAHSWKVSQYAMFFATIEERSGQEIDWKSLYEKTINHDFAEVFIGDIKTPVKYASPELKEMIAKVEEGMMEKFILREIPEEFRDVFFDRMKEGKDATIEGRLLEMADKLDQFYEAFAELKRGNTDKEFVVMYRIALTKLLGLPLPTSVGYFKNVMLDDVINEDTAIDVKELTRQIIAEH; from the coding sequence ATGGGAATTCATCGTTTTTTTACTTCATTGAATGATTTGGAACGAATTATTCGGGCACCTGGAATGTTTAAGTTTGAAGAACATAATGTTGCAGCACATTCCTGGAAAGTCAGTCAGTATGCTATGTTTTTTGCAACAATCGAAGAACGTTCCGGTCAAGAAATTGATTGGAAATCATTGTATGAGAAAACAATCAATCACGATTTCGCAGAGGTGTTTATTGGTGATATTAAAACACCTGTCAAATACGCATCTCCCGAATTAAAAGAAATGATTGCGAAAGTGGAGGAAGGCATGATGGAGAAATTTATCCTTCGTGAGATTCCAGAAGAATTCCGCGATGTCTTTTTCGACCGTATGAAAGAAGGAAAAGACGCAACGATTGAAGGACGTTTGCTGGAGATGGCAGATAAACTCGATCAATTTTACGAAGCTTTTGCAGAGTTAAAACGCGGGAATACCGACAAGGAGTTTGTTGTTATGTATCGAATTGCTTTGACTAAACTGCTCGGCCTGCCGCTACCTACGAGTGTTGGCTATTTTAAAAATGTTATGCTAGATGATGTAATTAATGAGGATACAGCCATTGATGTGAAAGAACTCACGCGTCAGATCATTGCTGAGCATTAA
- a CDS encoding metal-dependent hydrolase, whose protein sequence is MTGKTHIIGGITASLAFAQITNYEPVLLVGAGVLGAVIPDICHGGSKIGRSLPVLSKIINGLFGHRTFTHSLLFLALIAWLLSKFMPVEAISAGLLVGMISHIVLDMATKRGVKFFFPFKWTVRFPITATTGGASESLVFALLSLLTVYFGYGVLFAL, encoded by the coding sequence ATGACGGGTAAAACACATATTATCGGTGGCATAACAGCAAGTCTTGCTTTTGCACAAATTACGAACTATGAACCAGTTCTTTTAGTAGGAGCAGGTGTGCTTGGGGCAGTGATTCCAGACATTTGTCATGGCGGGAGCAAAATCGGACGAAGCCTGCCTGTTCTTTCAAAAATAATCAATGGTCTTTTTGGTCACCGTACATTTACGCATAGTTTATTGTTTCTGGCACTAATCGCATGGTTACTAAGCAAATTCATGCCGGTTGAAGCTATTTCAGCAGGATTGTTAGTAGGAATGATCAGTCATATTGTATTGGATATGGCAACGAAAAGAGGCGTTAAATTCTTTTTTCCATTCAAGTGGACGGTTCGTTTTCCAATAACCGCTACTACAGGAGGCGCTTCTGAATCTTTGGTTTTCGCTCTTCTGTCTCTTCTGACGGTGTACTTTGGATACGGTGTTCTTTTTGCGCTCTAA
- a CDS encoding SLC13 family permease, which produces MIAATWNWMWEKHDQAKDTFRLFTNPGAGIPDDRDRAEDAGSYDERKKNRSYNTPQLIGLFLGPLLFLLTLLFFNPEGLPPEARAILASTIWIATWWITEAIPIPATSLLPIILFPMTNGLDVSATTSAYGNDTIFLFMGGFMIALTMEKWDLHKRIALTIISVIGTNTERIILGFMVATGFLSMWISNTATAMMMVPIGLAIIYQVSEALKDDASIDTSKENFGFGKALMLGIAYSASLGGIATLIGTPPNTLLAGAINEIYGIEITFAQWMLFGVPLAWIFILVAWVYLVKVAYPQKLKHLPGGSEVIRQQKKDLGVASYEEKAVFVVFVAVALAWISRSFVLDAFAPNLEMTDAMVGLIAAMILFIIPSKNRKGDNLLDWATAVKLPWGILLLFGGGLAIAAGFTNSGLSEWIGNQLIGLQGVNVLVIVLVVAALVLFLTEITSNTATASMMFPIMASLSVALSIHPYALMVTAAVAASCAFMLPVATPPNAVVFGSGYLKISDMAKAGLALNIFGIFFVGLAVFYFLPLVWGIDLLTIPDEFLK; this is translated from the coding sequence ATGATTGCTGCAACATGGAATTGGATGTGGGAAAAGCATGATCAGGCCAAAGATACATTTCGTCTTTTTACCAACCCAGGAGCAGGTATTCCTGATGATCGTGACCGGGCAGAAGATGCCGGATCTTACGATGAACGTAAGAAAAACCGCAGCTATAATACACCTCAGTTAATTGGCTTGTTTCTCGGTCCGCTGCTATTTCTTTTAACTTTGCTTTTTTTTAATCCTGAAGGACTACCGCCTGAAGCGAGAGCGATACTGGCTAGTACTATTTGGATTGCGACTTGGTGGATTACGGAAGCTATTCCGATTCCCGCAACATCGCTTCTGCCCATTATTCTTTTTCCAATGACCAACGGGCTTGATGTAAGCGCTACAACTTCGGCATATGGCAATGATACAATTTTTCTTTTCATGGGTGGCTTTATGATTGCTTTGACAATGGAAAAATGGGATTTGCATAAGCGAATTGCCTTAACGATTATTTCAGTCATTGGTACAAACACAGAACGCATCATTCTTGGCTTTATGGTGGCTACTGGTTTCTTATCCATGTGGATTTCCAATACAGCGACGGCCATGATGATGGTACCCATCGGTTTGGCCATTATCTATCAAGTATCAGAAGCGCTGAAAGATGACGCTTCAATTGATACCTCAAAAGAAAATTTTGGTTTTGGTAAAGCACTGATGCTTGGAATTGCTTATTCTGCTTCACTTGGCGGGATTGCGACATTAATCGGAACGCCACCAAATACACTTTTAGCAGGGGCAATCAATGAAATTTACGGGATTGAGATTACTTTTGCTCAGTGGATGCTATTTGGTGTACCACTGGCGTGGATTTTTATTTTAGTTGCTTGGGTTTATCTAGTGAAAGTGGCTTATCCGCAAAAGTTGAAGCATTTACCAGGAGGAAGCGAAGTAATCCGCCAACAGAAAAAAGACTTAGGCGTAGCTTCTTATGAAGAAAAAGCAGTCTTTGTGGTTTTCGTAGCAGTAGCGCTTGCTTGGATTAGTCGTTCGTTTGTTCTCGATGCTTTTGCACCCAACCTGGAAATGACAGATGCGATGGTCGGTTTAATCGCCGCAATGATTTTGTTCATTATTCCATCCAAGAATAGAAAAGGTGATAATTTGTTAGACTGGGCGACAGCAGTCAAGTTGCCTTGGGGCATTTTGTTGTTATTTGGTGGAGGGTTAGCTATCGCTGCTGGATTTACCAATTCAGGTCTTTCTGAATGGATTGGAAACCAATTGATTGGACTGCAAGGTGTGAATGTTTTAGTCATTGTGTTGGTCGTAGCGGCTCTTGTGTTATTCCTGACTGAGATCACTTCAAACACGGCGACGGCTTCGATGATGTTCCCAATTATGGCATCACTTTCAGTAGCTCTTAGCATTCATCCGTATGCATTGATGGTCACTGCGGCCGTTGCAGCATCTTGTGCATTTATGTTGCCAGTTGCAACACCACCGAACGCAGTCGTTTTTGGCTCCGGCTATTTGAAGATTTCAGATATGGCTAAAGCTGGACTTGCGCTTAATATCTTTGGCATTTTCTTTGTTGGACTCGCCGTATTCTATTTCTTGCCGCTGGTTTGGGGCATTGACTTACTAACGATTCCAGATGAATTTCTAAAATAG
- a CDS encoding MFS transporter, which yields MDSQRYTVKDRQFWKIILSLLFASLFIFANMYAVQPLLPVFVEEFQVPVSTASLSLSLTIIGLILGLIILGFFSDRNGRKSYIIYSLLGSAIPFFVIPLTDSFSILLILRFIQGFALAGVPAAALAYISEEIDRKNIAYATALYISSNALGGMLGRFLTGFLTDHFSWQISFYAFAVTGLFIFVVVLYLLPPSRNFNSSQVSFAKDIEGFLFHLKNPALLIVFGLGTILQISFTGIWTYLPFYLEAPPFTMSLQAISYLFFAYGIGVIGSPIAGRVAEKFGLRNVRLAGVFILSVGIFMTLSPYLWMIVVGLCVTCLGFFTSHSLTAASVSQQATHHKGSASSLYLVAYYTGVAAGSSLLSPLWTSGGWTGLVLFTAILPLLYIAAVAFYRKKAGSTGR from the coding sequence ATGGATTCGCAACGCTATACTGTTAAAGACCGTCAGTTTTGGAAAATCATCCTCAGTCTTCTGTTTGCTTCTTTATTTATTTTTGCGAACATGTACGCTGTACAGCCCTTGCTTCCGGTTTTTGTAGAAGAATTTCAAGTTCCGGTCTCTACGGCTAGCTTGTCTTTATCACTAACCATTATCGGCTTAATACTTGGACTCATTATTCTCGGATTTTTTTCTGATCGTAACGGTAGAAAATCGTATATCATTTATTCTTTACTCGGTTCAGCCATTCCTTTTTTCGTCATTCCTTTGACCGATTCATTTTCTATCCTGCTAATTCTTCGTTTTATCCAAGGCTTTGCGCTGGCAGGTGTTCCTGCTGCAGCACTTGCTTATATCAGCGAGGAAATCGATAGAAAAAATATTGCCTATGCCACTGCTCTTTATATTTCTAGTAACGCGCTCGGCGGGATGTTGGGACGGTTTTTAACGGGCTTCCTAACTGACCATTTCTCGTGGCAAATTTCCTTTTATGCTTTTGCCGTGACGGGACTTTTCATATTCGTTGTTGTCCTTTATTTACTGCCGCCATCACGAAATTTTAACTCTAGCCAAGTAAGCTTTGCAAAAGATATAGAAGGCTTCTTGTTTCACTTAAAAAATCCTGCACTACTCATCGTCTTCGGTCTTGGTACAATTTTGCAAATTTCCTTTACGGGTATTTGGACGTACTTACCTTTTTATTTAGAGGCGCCTCCCTTTACAATGTCGCTACAGGCCATATCCTATTTGTTTTTTGCGTATGGGATTGGTGTTATCGGTTCACCAATAGCTGGTCGAGTTGCTGAAAAGTTTGGCTTGCGCAATGTTCGTTTAGCAGGCGTGTTTATTTTATCAGTTGGAATTTTTATGACACTTAGTCCATACCTTTGGATGATTGTTGTCGGCCTTTGCGTAACTTGCCTTGGATTTTTTACCTCTCACTCTTTAACTGCTGCTTCTGTAAGTCAACAAGCAACTCACCATAAAGGCAGTGCTTCTAGTTTGTATTTAGTAGCTTACTACACGGGTGTCGCAGCCGGAAGTTCCCTATTAAGTCCTTTATGGACCTCTGGTGGTTGGACAGGTCTTGTTCTTTTTACCGCCATTTTGCCACTTCTTTACATAGCAGCTGTTGCATTTTACAGAAAAAAAGCAGGCTCTACCGGAAGGTAA
- a CDS encoding SOS response-associated peptidase, which yields MCGRYSLFTDYAVLIERFTIETSKIDQHSYSKSYNVAPSQQVLSIINDGDKNRLGELRWGLIPSWAKDAKIGYKMINARAETVAEKPSFRNAFKKRRCLVVADSFYEWQRAGAEKIPMRIKLKTGEPFAFAAIWESWTGPDNKTINSCSIITTSSNALMESIHDRMPVILSKEDEKTWLDPHVEDIEILKNLLKPYRAEDMEAYRVSEEVNSPKNNKPELIEKVG from the coding sequence ATGTGTGGAAGATACTCGCTGTTCACTGATTACGCAGTATTAATTGAGCGTTTTACTATTGAAACGTCAAAAATTGATCAACATAGCTATTCAAAAAGCTATAATGTAGCACCTTCGCAACAAGTCCTATCAATCATCAATGATGGAGACAAAAATCGCCTTGGTGAACTCCGCTGGGGGCTGATTCCTTCATGGGCAAAAGACGCGAAAATTGGTTATAAGATGATCAATGCCCGGGCAGAAACGGTAGCGGAAAAACCTAGTTTTCGCAATGCTTTTAAAAAAAGACGCTGTTTGGTAGTGGCAGATTCCTTTTATGAATGGCAGCGCGCGGGCGCAGAAAAAATTCCAATGCGAATCAAATTAAAAACTGGAGAACCTTTTGCTTTTGCAGCTATTTGGGAATCGTGGACAGGACCTGATAACAAAACCATCAATAGCTGCTCGATCATAACGACAAGTTCAAATGCTTTAATGGAATCTATTCATGATCGAATGCCTGTTATTTTATCAAAAGAAGACGAAAAAACTTGGTTAGACCCACATGTGGAAGATATTGAGATATTAAAGAACTTGTTGAAACCTTACCGAGCTGAAGATATGGAGGCGTACCGTGTCTCTGAAGAGGTCAATTCTCCGAAGAACAATAAACCCGAATTGATTGAAAAAGTTGGCTGA
- a CDS encoding GNAT family N-acetyltransferase codes for MICKLNHQDEQIAKNIQQIQQQAYRIEAEMMGFYGIPQLHEPILEIQHSTEIFIGFNEEQLQGVISYQVEEGLIDIHRLVVAPCYFRKGVAKQLIEYVLRNYRGYEFIVSTGTANKPAIALYQAFGFQEKRLIEVAPGIYCTQFSLSN; via the coding sequence ATGATTTGCAAACTAAATCATCAAGATGAACAAATTGCTAAAAATATTCAGCAAATCCAACAGCAGGCTTACCGTATAGAAGCTGAAATGATGGGCTTTTATGGAATTCCACAGCTCCATGAACCAATTTTGGAAATCCAACACAGTACGGAAATATTTATCGGATTCAACGAAGAGCAATTACAAGGAGTCATTTCTTATCAGGTCGAAGAAGGACTGATCGATATCCACCGGCTAGTTGTTGCCCCTTGTTATTTCCGAAAGGGTGTTGCTAAACAATTAATCGAATATGTATTGAGAAACTACCGGGGATACGAATTCATCGTTAGTACCGGTACTGCAAACAAACCGGCAATTGCTCTTTATCAAGCGTTTGGTTTTCAAGAAAAACGGCTAATTGAAGTAGCACCCGGTATTTATTGCACACAATTTAGCTTGAGCAATTAA
- a CDS encoding Lrp/AsnC family transcriptional regulator: MRLDDIDRKILALLTGNGRMSYVDIGKELNLSRVAIRERVHQLTEAGVIESFTVVINSEKVGKKVSGFFEVDCEPASLVEVAQALADNPSVASCYQMTGPSTLHMHVLVDDFAGLEKFINEELYALEGITRVESHILLRRFKSRTGMKL, translated from the coding sequence ATGAGATTAGATGACATTGATCGAAAGATATTGGCGTTACTGACCGGCAATGGCCGGATGTCATACGTAGATATCGGTAAAGAATTAAATTTATCCCGTGTTGCGATTCGTGAAAGGGTTCACCAGTTAACGGAGGCGGGAGTTATCGAAAGTTTTACAGTGGTAATCAATAGTGAAAAAGTCGGTAAAAAAGTTTCTGGATTTTTTGAAGTAGACTGCGAACCGGCTTCTTTGGTGGAAGTCGCTCAAGCTTTAGCAGACAATCCAAGTGTCGCGAGTTGCTATCAGATGACAGGACCATCCACTCTTCATATGCATGTGCTAGTTGACGATTTTGCTGGCCTTGAAAAATTCATTAACGAAGAACTATATGCGCTCGAAGGAATCACGCGAGTCGAAAGTCATATTCTCCTCCGACGATTTAAAAGTCGTACAGGAATGAAATTATAA
- the nikB gene encoding nickel ABC transporter permease — protein sequence MIALIIRRTLQLLFLLLGISFLVFSSMYIAPGDPAAVIGGPTATESDITAIRDNLGLNDPFLTQYVRYVGNAVQGDFGYSYQTTQPVADAIMIRFPNTLKLAIASMIVAVIIGVLTGLISALKQNSWLDISATTFALAGISIPNFWLGALLILVFAVNLQWLPVGGMSNPFYTIDGIKELILPAITLGTGSAAMIARMTRSSMLEVIRADYVRTARAKGVKERNVIWIHTLKNAMIPIITVIGLNFGLLLGGTIITEKVFAINGVGRLMIDAIAARDFPMVQGSVLLVATLFVVVNLIVDIVYTYIDPRIKYE from the coding sequence TTGATTGCTTTAATAATACGCAGAACTTTGCAATTGCTGTTCCTGTTGCTCGGTATTTCATTTCTTGTATTTTCTTCAATGTATATTGCTCCGGGAGATCCGGCTGCTGTGATTGGGGGGCCAACAGCTACAGAATCAGATATTACAGCAATTCGAGATAACCTCGGATTGAATGATCCTTTTCTTACTCAATATGTAAGATATGTGGGGAACGCAGTTCAAGGAGATTTTGGGTATTCTTATCAAACTACCCAACCAGTAGCAGATGCAATAATGATTAGATTTCCCAACACCTTGAAATTAGCAATTGCCAGCATGATTGTAGCGGTAATCATCGGAGTCTTGACCGGCCTAATTTCTGCATTAAAACAAAATTCTTGGTTGGATATCTCCGCAACAACCTTTGCACTAGCTGGGATTTCGATTCCGAATTTCTGGTTAGGTGCTCTATTGATTTTAGTATTTGCTGTAAATCTTCAGTGGTTACCAGTTGGGGGAATGTCCAATCCCTTCTATACAATCGATGGTATTAAAGAATTAATTTTGCCTGCAATCACTCTCGGAACGGGTTCTGCGGCTATGATTGCACGAATGACTAGATCTTCTATGCTCGAGGTAATTCGTGCTGACTATGTTCGCACGGCACGAGCAAAAGGGGTTAAAGAAAGAAATGTGATATGGATTCATACGTTAAAAAATGCCATGATTCCAATCATCACTGTTATTGGCTTGAATTTTGGTCTCCTTCTGGGTGGAACAATCATTACTGAAAAAGTGTTTGCTATTAATGGTGTTGGACGTTTAATGATTGATGCCATTGCAGCCCGCGATTTTCCAATGGTGCAAGGTTCTGTTTTACTCGTAGCAACTTTGTTTGTAGTAGTAAATTTAATCGTGGATATCGTGTATACGTATATCGATCCACGTATCAAGTACGAGTAG
- a CDS encoding ABC transporter permease, with protein MTTVQAVELKPKKREKYYVTTIRRLLKNKLAVVGLIIVILQILIAIFAPFITIHDPIKQNLATSEMPVFSEGHWLGTDNYGRDVWSRIVYGARISLVVGSVAVTLGLVGGIILGMLAGYYRKMDAVIMRFVDLLFSFPGILLAMLIIAILGTSLVNVAIAISIWSIPTCARIVRGSVLSIKEKEYIMAMRSMGASDLRIMTRHILPNASAPIIVFATMRMATAILSTAALSYLGLGAQPPTPEWGAMISQGQDFMWSSPHLTIVPGIAIMLTVFAFNVLGDGLRDALDPNMDLQQ; from the coding sequence ATGACCACAGTTCAAGCAGTGGAATTGAAACCTAAAAAAAGAGAAAAGTATTATGTAACAACGATCAGACGATTGCTTAAGAATAAATTAGCTGTCGTAGGGTTAATCATTGTCATTTTACAAATATTAATAGCGATTTTCGCGCCATTTATTACAATTCACGATCCTATCAAACAAAATCTAGCAACCAGTGAAATGCCTGTTTTCAGTGAAGGACATTGGCTTGGAACAGATAATTACGGACGTGATGTATGGAGTCGAATTGTCTATGGAGCTCGTATTTCTTTAGTAGTGGGAAGTGTGGCTGTCACTTTGGGACTTGTCGGTGGAATTATTTTAGGAATGTTGGCAGGTTATTACCGGAAAATGGATGCTGTCATCATGCGCTTTGTAGATTTACTGTTTTCGTTTCCCGGAATTCTGTTGGCTATGCTAATTATTGCAATTCTTGGTACAAGCCTAGTAAATGTAGCAATTGCGATTAGTATCTGGTCGATACCTACTTGTGCTCGTATTGTCAGAGGTTCAGTACTATCAATAAAAGAAAAAGAATATATCATGGCTATGCGTTCAATGGGAGCATCGGATCTTCGCATTATGACTCGTCATATTTTGCCGAATGCTTCAGCACCAATTATCGTTTTTGCTACTATGCGAATGGCTACAGCGATCTTATCGACAGCTGCTCTTAGTTATTTAGGACTCGGTGCTCAGCCGCCAACACCTGAGTGGGGAGCAATGATTTCGCAAGGACAAGATTTTATGTGGTCATCACCTCATTTAACTATTGTACCTGGAATTGCTATCATGTTGACCGTCTTTGCTTTTAACGTATTGGGCGATGGTCTTCGCGATGCGCTTGATCCAAACATGGATTTACAACAATAA
- a CDS encoding ABC transporter substrate-binding protein: MKKNWLLLLTLIGLLILSACSESTIPEDTEGSEGSTSSEAVEQEVIYASTTDAVGLSPTLTNDSVSSSVMSQVYENLFERNPETMELEPKLAESYENTDELTWVIKLKEGIKFQDGTPFNAEAVKYTFEKLVDPATAAPRASLLEPIDTVTAVDETTVEIKTKYPYGPLLAALSHSNAAIISPTADEAQDLMQNPVGTGPFKFGSWSQGDQIVLEKNEDYWDGAPDLDRVTYKVVPEISTAISMLQTGEVNFIDALPSEQLSRVESLDNVEVTKKEGTPVYYLTFNHSKERNKNPNFRKAVASAVDRDAFVEKLNGLGVRSDSILGPQVFGYEESADSGGTAYDPEAAKKLVKENGFGDEPIKLLAANRDNFILMAEIVQSQLTEAGFNVEIETMEWATFLDTARAGEYDLTFLSWSNVTSDGSEMFYPNFHSDNVGASNRAQYSNPEFDKLVEASRTTVDQEERKNYLAQANQLMLDEDAAIVMYHGVVTAATDQSIQGLQLDPNGQWFLQKVTRE, encoded by the coding sequence ATGAAGAAAAACTGGCTACTTTTATTAACATTAATCGGGTTACTAATTTTGAGTGCTTGTTCAGAAAGTACAATTCCAGAAGATACAGAAGGTAGTGAAGGTTCAACTTCTTCAGAAGCTGTAGAACAAGAAGTAATTTATGCTTCTACTACAGATGCAGTCGGGCTTTCACCAACGTTGACAAATGATTCGGTATCTTCAAGTGTCATGTCTCAGGTTTATGAAAACTTGTTTGAACGCAATCCTGAAACAATGGAACTTGAGCCGAAATTGGCTGAGTCCTATGAAAATACCGATGAATTAACTTGGGTCATTAAGTTAAAAGAGGGCATTAAATTTCAAGACGGTACACCATTTAATGCGGAAGCAGTAAAGTATACATTTGAAAAATTAGTCGATCCAGCTACTGCAGCACCACGGGCTTCTCTACTGGAGCCAATTGATACGGTTACAGCAGTTGACGAGACAACTGTAGAAATTAAGACGAAATATCCATACGGACCTTTGTTAGCTGCCTTATCTCACTCAAATGCAGCGATTATTTCTCCTACTGCTGATGAAGCACAGGATTTGATGCAAAACCCAGTAGGCACAGGTCCTTTCAAATTTGGAAGTTGGAGCCAAGGAGATCAAATCGTGTTGGAAAAGAACGAAGATTATTGGGATGGAGCTCCTGACCTAGATAGAGTGACATATAAAGTTGTACCTGAAATTTCAACAGCTATTTCTATGCTGCAAACTGGTGAAGTAAACTTTATCGATGCTTTGCCATCAGAGCAATTGTCACGTGTTGAATCTTTAGACAATGTGGAAGTTACGAAAAAGGAAGGAACGCCTGTTTATTACTTAACATTTAATCATTCGAAAGAACGCAATAAAAACCCGAATTTCCGTAAAGCGGTAGCAAGTGCAGTAGACCGTGATGCTTTCGTTGAAAAATTGAATGGTCTCGGTGTTAGAAGTGATAGCATTCTTGGACCTCAAGTATTTGGTTATGAAGAATCAGCAGACAGCGGTGGAACAGCCTACGATCCAGAAGCAGCTAAAAAACTGGTGAAGGAAAATGGATTTGGTGATGAACCGATTAAATTACTTGCGGCTAATCGCGACAACTTTATTTTAATGGCTGAAATTGTACAATCTCAATTGACAGAGGCAGGATTCAATGTAGAAATTGAAACAATGGAATGGGCTACTTTTCTTGATACAGCAAGAGCAGGGGAATATGATTTAACATTCCTAAGTTGGTCCAATGTGACAAGTGATGGTTCCGAAATGTTCTACCCGAACTTCCATTCTGATAATGTGGGTGCTTCGAACCGTGCACAGTACAGCAATCCGGAATTTGACAAACTTGTCGAAGCTTCTCGTACAACAGTTGATCAAGAAGAACGTAAAAACTACTTGGCACAAGCAAACCAATTGATGCTTGATGAAGATGCAGCTATTGTGATGTATCACGGCGTAGTGACTGCTGCTACGGATCAATCGATTCAAGGACTTCAACTCGATCCAAATGGCCAATGGTTCTTACAAAAAGTAACAAGAGAGTAG